The window AAAACAATTTTATCGCGACTTCAAGCCTCTGTTCTTTCGTGATCCCATTTGGAGCCTTTTTCCGATACCCCGTCGAAGGCGGAAACCATTGGGGAGGCAATCTTCATCGACCTTGatgcctccatgatgatgtgtgagtagttccttcaggacctatgggtccatagcagtagctagatgactttttctctccctctccctttctctctctctctctctctctctctcttgatctccAATACAATGATttctttggagatctattcgatgtaattctcacggtgtgtttgttgggatctgatgaattatgggtttataatcagattattcattgaaactaTTTGATTCTTTCGAGATATATTTGTGTGTGATTTTATAGCTAGGTATGCTTTCCGATCTATGAGTCTTCTTCGATAATTAGATGAGTAGATCTTCATAGAGAGTGGTGcatagtagtgggttcaatcttgcagtgtccttactctATGATAGGAGGGTTTGCATGGCTACTAAGTATAAAACGATGGGGTTCGAACATATTACTTGGTCTTACTTTGTGTACaaaatgtcatcttgcttaaagcattactttatttgtcatgaacttaatactttaagatgcaagctgaataacgGTCTTGGATTGGACTAATAGTAGTGGATGTAGTTGGACTAACGGTCTACTTGTCAAGGACATAATGCCTATATGGATCATGCTATAAAAAACCAGAATCATAACTATGCACAATTCTGTCAACTGCCCattagtaatttgtttacctatcGATGTTATACttatgagagagatgcctctagtgaacctatggTCCCTGGGTCCATTCTCCATTATTACTAAACCCTAAAATTGCTCGATGTTTCTATTTCctttcatttcattttattttatttgcatacatatcactatcagatttaatccttgcaattggagagaacaaggggattgacaacccccttgtcgacgttgggtgcaagcatttgttttgtgtgtgtgcaggtaccattcacATTGTTTGTGTGGCGTCTCCTGCCGGTTCGATAAACCTTGGCTCTTAACTGAGGTAAATATTGACTGCTACTATACTACGCCATCCCTTCCTGTTCGGGGAAAGCCCAACATCTACATCAAGTAGCAGAAGTAGTCGCCGCCCTTACAGCCACCTGGTAGAGCCGCCATACCTGAAGGATTGAAGCCGGCATGTCGGACAGCTCCCCCGAGGTCCCTGACGACGACCCCACGATGGCAACGGGGTCCGACGATGACACAACGCCGGAGCCGGCGCCGGTGCATGCCAGCTTCACTATGGAGCAGGTGCATGCACACTACGACACCACCATGGCAGATGAGGAGCAGCATGTGGCGGCCCCTATGTCGGCGTTCCTGCAGGCGTTGGAGGAGAAGAGGTACAACCCGCTCCTCCTCGAGCAACACCGATTGACAGAGGGCCAAATCTACAGCCAGTGCGCAAGCGAGAAGGCCATGGCTACCATGGCCGCGGTGAACCCGAAATTCATTGCGGAGTAGCTGGCGCCCTACGAGGCCGCGCTTGCTCAACGCAGTGTGGCGCGGCCCGACGCTGACGCGGACGAACATGTcacggactcctccgaggatgagcagGGCATGGGATGCGGCAAGGTATTGTGTCCCATGTGGGTCGATGCGTCtctcatgttctactcttcctcgccggaatcCGCACCTCCACCTCGGATTTTGAATCCCGCCACCGTTCATGGGGAACGACAGATGGATGACGTGGTCGCCAATGTGGAATACAAAGGAAGTAGACGACGGCCGCCGCCGTAGGGGCgggtttcctttttttctttcctaATTATTCAAAATGTATTAAAAATCCGTCGTGTTTGCAGGAATCTTATTCGGTTTATATGAAAATCCTTTTTGTTTGCATTTCGTCCGGTTAATTCAAACAGTGTTGAAATGTATGATGACAGCGTTGGATGGACGTCTCCGGCATCAGTGTTCACGGACAGGTGCCGGAGCAAATTTACGGGTCGAAGATGCCCTAAACCCACTACGAAACTGTAAACGTAAAATGTACCCAACATTTATTCCAAGTGCTAAACAATGAGAAAGTTCAATACCGATCATAGCCGACACAACGTTGACACGTGAACCAACAACCATCCTGTACAGATTCTACCTTCCCATGGACTCCATCAGCACATTCAAATTGTTCAACGACTCGCCTTCTTCGCTCATGTTTTTCTCCGCCATCTCCTTCAACCTCAGCACCCTTTCCTTGGCACCTTCGTCCTCGAAAATCCTATCCAGCAGCTCCACCACCCTCTCCTTCATCACCAGCCCGCCACCCTCGGCCGACGCAACCCGTAGCCCGACCCTCCAGATGTCACATATATATGTCTGGTTCGTGAACTGGTCGGTGAAGTATGGCCAGCACAGCATGGACAGTCCATTGCGGATGCCTTCTAGCGTGGAGTTCCACCCGCAGTGTGTGACAAAGCAGCCCACCGCGGGGTGTCCCAATACCTGCTCCTGCGGTGCCCAGCCGACCACTTTGCCCTTCGCGAGCCCGTCAATGGCGTCCGCAAACCCGTCTGGGAGCTTGTCGGCCTGCTCAGGCCTGACGACCCACAGGAACGGCCGGCCGGAGGCCTCGAGCCCGAGCGCGAGCTCCTGAAGCTGCGCCGCGGTCATGATGCTGATGCTTCCGAACGCCACGTACACGACGGATCCGCGGGGTTGCGCGTCCAGGAAGGACATGCAGGCGGCGTCGTCGGCGTGCCAGAAGTGCCCCACGGGCGCATGTCTCGTCGGTCGCTGCCATGTGCGGAGCGGGCCGATGGGGAGGATGGTAGCCGGCGTGGGGCCGGCGAAGACGGCCGGCTCGATGTCGGAGAAGGTGTTGCAGAGGAGGAAGTCGGCCTTCGCTGCGGCGGCCTGCGCTGTGGACGTGAGGTAGTGGAACACCAGGCGCTCGGCGTCACGGTTGCCCATGTAATTCCAGGCGAGGAAGGTCGCGTCCATGGACGTTGCGGACTCGTTGAGATGGAATGAGTTGTTCTCCAAGTTAACGGGTGCTCCTGCAACATAGAATTGAGACTTAACACGCGATTTGAAGCTCAACCGAACACAATAGGGATAAACGATTGCATTTCCTGAAACATCATGTGTAGCATAAAATGATTTGTAAATGGGCGGTGACCACGAATGCATTTCACTATAAACATTTTCAAACTCTTGTAGATATTGAAATAATTTTCGGCAGAATGCAGATTGTCGTTGGATAACATGTGAGCATGTGAGCATGTGAGGCCTACAGTGAAGCCCATAAATTGCAGCAACGACTTTGACGAGAATACAAACACGATTTGCGTGGCTTATCTTACCGTCGTCATCGATGACGCCATCGCGTATCAGTCTCTTGGCGTTGACCAGCACCGAGAGCACGGCCGCAGACGCCGGCCAGAGCGCGGCCGACGGGAGCCCCCGACGCCTCACAACATCCAGCGCCCACGACATGCCGGAGTCGACCACCACGCATGTCACCTTTCCCAGCCCCTCGCCGGTCGCGTCCTCGCCGTCGAGAAGCGCCTCCAGCTGCGGCGGGATGGCCTCCTGCATGGCGGCGTTGAGCAGGATGAGGTTCTCGTGGTCCCCGGCGTCGTCTATCCCGTCGTCGACCGCAACCAGACGCAGCCGTCCTCCTCCTTCTGATGAGTACGCCGTCGTCGCGCCGGCGGCGGCTGCGACGACGCGGCGGTGGTTGAACCTGGTGTTGACGAAGGTGACGGCGAAGCCGCGGTCGAGGAAGCGGTGGGCGAGCTCCATGAACGGGATGACGTGGCCCTGCGCCGGGTAGGGGAGGAAGAGGGCGTGCGGGTGCGGCGACGCAGGCGCGGCGGAGGTGGCCATCGCGTGCGTGCGTGGGAACGGGAAGTGTTTGTGTGATGATCTGCCGTTTCATTTGCTTGCTCGTTGCTGCTTAAATACGCCGCGGGCCGGAACTGTGCGTGTGCGGGTCAAACCATCAGCCGTGTGGCATGCTTCGGCGGCTATAACGATTCTCAGGTTTTGCATCCAAAAGATCAAGCCGGTACGCAACGCAGCGTTCATACAAACTTGGGGATAGGCTGGGAGGTGTAAGTTGACTGACTTTGATTTTTCGGTCAGCCGACTGACCAAAAATTTCTGTCAGTCGATTCGCTGCTCACGCTTCCTACTGTACGTACCTGCGTGCTACCTACTCGAGCGTTGTAATAGCTGCTCACTTCGTTTCTTTCCCACAAGGAAGTTTATTTAGTAAAGGATGGGCTTATCCGTGAATTGAACTCGCGCTCATACATGTTGTCCAACGTGTGGAGTAGAATATCCGGCTAGGGATATCTGCTAAAGCCGGCAAAGATT is drawn from Triticum dicoccoides isolate Atlit2015 ecotype Zavitan chromosome 4A, WEW_v2.0, whole genome shotgun sequence and contains these coding sequences:
- the LOC119285096 gene encoding UDP-glycosyltransferase 83A1-like — encoded protein: MATSAAPASPHPHALFLPYPAQGHVIPFMELAHRFLDRGFAVTFVNTRFNHRRVVAAAAGATTAYSSEGGGRLRLVAVDDGIDDAGDHENLILLNAAMQEAIPPQLEALLDGEDATGEGLGKVTCVVVDSGMSWALDVVRRRGLPSAALWPASAAVLSVLVNAKRLIRDGVIDDDGAPVNLENNSFHLNESATSMDATFLAWNYMGNRDAERLVFHYLTSTAQAAAAKADFLLCNTFSDIEPAVFAGPTPATILPIGPLRTWQRPTRHAPVGHFWHADDAACMSFLDAQPRGSVVYVAFGSISIMTAAQLQELALGLEASGRPFLWVVRPEQADKLPDGFADAIDGLAKGKVVGWAPQEQVLGHPAVGCFVTHCGWNSTLEGIRNGLSMLCWPYFTDQFTNQTYICDIWRVGLRVASAEGGGLVMKERVVELLDRIFEDEGAKERVLRLKEMAEKNMSEEGESLNNLNVLMESMGR